The DNA segment GCCGCGTTGTAGAGagagaagtgaatgcactaattTTACGACACCACCGCGCGTAGCCGCGCAGCATGGTGCAACCCACGCAGGCTTACACGTGACCTCCAAAGTTTCGCTGgggagatctcggaggccacacccAGCTGCACCTGCTCACATTCATCTGAATGTGTAAAATTGGGAATAAGCATATGATcttcaaacagaaaaaaataattttgtagcGACTTTTTCAGCAATAGGGGTGCAACACCAAGCAGAACACTGAATGTGTTCTGAAAAACAACTgtaagtgggcttcaccccatgCCACACGTGGCCTCATTTGGAACCTGTACCAACAGCTCTCGTCATgtgtgaaccataggtgtacgttgcatttgctttacattAGGTCTGTGATACAACTGCAGCTGGAGATCGTGTATAGAGTTTGAATTCTTTGACCATACTTTCAAAAGCAAGCGAGCTgtgtgccaaacttcttccttATCCAATTTTTCTGTTCTAATTCAACAAATGATGCTTGCTGCTGGCTGTTTGTTGTTGGCCAAATACATTTAGTCAGAAACTCCATACTCATTACTAAAACTCCCATTGCCAAGAGTGCAGAGAAATGCGAACAGTTGTTCATAATGGGCCAACCAGCTTGCAACATGTCAAGGGCACACTAAGCTTTGGAAATAATCATTGGTATCATTGTGAAGCCACCTGCTTTCAAGTTTCACTGGCAGAATAATGACTTCACTTCCATTCAAGATAGCACAGGGATATTTTGCTAGCTCTTTGCCTTGGGCCAGTTTCTTTCCACTCGTTAGCTGAGTTCTTAGGGCCAGTTTCATTCACTGGAACTAGTGTTTGCAAAGTTTCTGGTATTGCTGTACAATAAGCATGCAGCCACTGTTTCAGCATGAATATTCTATTTTGCATGGTTCACAACACAATGATAGACAGTTACATGACTTGAAGTCCTTATTTCTAATGGTTATGTAGCTCGTGACTTATTTCGCCACAAATGTGTGTGATCACTAACACAAGCTCTCACAGTCGACATTTTTTTTGTACTGGCTGGCACTACTAAATGCTAGTCCTTGAAGCCAAATGCCCTGGCACCTAAAACTGAATATTATGCTTCTAAACTTCATTGCACTAAGAATTCATAGTTGGGCTAAAATTTTCCGAAGATAGAAACCAGCTTTTCCTTAGTGCACATATTTGAATTGCACAGGTCGAACTGAAGTGCAAGTGTTCAAAGACATCGGGCAGTTTTAAGGCAACGCCAATACAGAAGCTGTTCGAATGCTGCAGAATCATTTTGGGACAGTCTGAGCATTCCACAAATGCGAGGGTGAAGACAGAGCCATCATAAAAGCAGTGAGAGAAGTAGATTGAGCAAGAACAACTTCAAATTAGCTAATGGAGctaataagttttttttttttttttttttttttttttgaccatgGCTAGTTCTTTATCGTTCATGTGGTCAGTGAGTGCCCTTGGCAAAATGAAATGATTGAGCTGTCACTAAAGTTAAATATATGATACTGGTGTCGTAAGGAGCGCTTTCAATCAAGATCAAGCCCAATCGGGATCAAATTACTCTATCTAGATTGGCTGCTTTTTGCATGCAGTGGCAGGGAGTTAACCATGGTCGAGAAATTAAATCCTCATCAGGCCAAATTGCGGTCAAAAGTGCCCTATGTTACCGGAGTATAACAGTGTAAAGTAAGCATGCACTTGGAACTTGATTAAGAAACTGACAAGCTGCTGCCTTATTGATTTACAGTTCTTTGGTTTTGCATGTCTGGTGTGGTGATGCCAGTGTTGGCAATCTTTTTATGAAGTTGGTAGGAGCAGAACACTCAATTTTAGTGAAAAGTCACTGAGTGATAATAGTGACTTGCTCAGAATTgtctttttgtttgtgtgtgtgtgtgtgtgtgtgtgtgtgtgtgtgtgtgtgtgtctattgTTCCTAGACGTCTACCTTATTTTTTTTAACTGTAGCGTTAAATTAGCTCCTGCAGTGGCAAGCCAACGATGGAATGTTAAAACAAGACTTTCTAAAATTGTGTTGCTTCTGAAGATTGTGCTTTGCCTATAAAAATAGCTTTAGTGCTGGACATACGCATTGTACTCCTTGGGGTAAAGTATGGGGCAGAACAATTAACTCGGCCATAGTTGTTTGAGGAACTTTACTGGCGCAATTTACTGGCTATTTTTGTCGCTTAAAAAAATGCTTGCCAAGTCTCCAAAAAGGTGAAGTTGTTATGGCGACTAAAAACTCTCTAAATTTAGTGATTTTCTTACATAAGTTACTGACACTGGGTGATCCCCTATGCGCTGATCCACTGTTGTTACCTGCTGCACAGGGACTAAGGGCCCTTCCAGCCCCTCCGTCCAACTTGCACCCAGCACTGGCAATGAGGGCACTTCCCCCGCCCAAAGTTCGCTTCTGGGAGCCAACTCCCCGATACAGACCCCGCGTCGCCCACGCGAGTTGGCGCCTAGGCAACGGCGCTACACCGCGCCACCTGAAGCCCTCCTCTCCCTTGAGGAGTATACCAAAGGTAAGTTAGCTCCTTGAGCTTTGAAGTCAAGGGACAATTAAAGAAAATGTAAAGCCAAGTTAGAGCAATCGATTATTCGTCATAAGTCGAGCATCATTTTCTGTGTGCTAATATGACATTGTTGGATAGAAAATTTCCACTGGAGGTCCTGCTGCTATGAGTGTATGCATACCCCACGTGACCTCCCTCTCTGCCACACTGTGAATTATCCACTGCTGACACTACATGAGATACTGCAGCAGACTTCTGGTAATTTGACTTTGAATGTGACTGCAaaccttttcatttctttctcttttcctggattttgctttccttttcttttttgcactgacACCCAGTAGCCAGGTTTAATTCTTATAGTTGATAATGTGGCATGGGAACATTGTAGAAAGCTGTTTATTTTACCGTAGTACACACAAAAGTTCAGGACGGGGCAGCTGCTCATTGTTACACTCAACTATTGTGAAGTCTGGTGATGCTATATGTGGGTTCAACTGTGTTTCTTTCTGTCCAAATATGTTTGAATATTTGTACAGACTACTTTTtatcgtatttatttatttgttaatgTGCGATCATTCTAGAGATGCtgcgatcacttttgcgagagaCTGCATTGGACGGAGTATGCATCCAACAATGTTTGCACGGAGTATGCATCCAACAGTGCTCCTGGCAATGTGCGAAGATATCGAGCTTGACACTGTACCAGGAAAGCTGCCAGCCAATTACACTGGTGTATCCGGTGCCGAGTCGCACGAAATCTCACAAACGCAATAGTACCTCTAAAGGTTATTGGCTGGAGATACCATTCAAGATTGTAATTGAGCACAGAATGAACCGACAGCAACCATCATGAAATCGTGCTTAGTCACCTTTTTCGTGATGGTGATGACACTGCGTCTGACGGCTCTGATGGTAGGCTGTTGCCAATGCTGCAATTGCAGTTCTGGTTTTGTATCCGATTGTAATGCACAGGCTGTTTTCGGCCCCGTTTTCTCACAAATAAGGTGCACAGTGGATTCAGGTAAATATGGTACAGTCCGAATTATATTGTTATGCATACGAGTTAGTTTCTCAATGTTTATAGCAGTCATTGTGCCTCCGACAAGAAAGCAATAGCAGACACATAATGAAAACAAAGAATGGTAAAGCAGCAATCTTGTGGTAATTAGTAGTCAGTCTCTGTGACAATACAGCAAGCGGACATTGTGTGCCAACTTGTTTACAGTGGGGTTTGTATGTGGATCCTATCGCATGCAATTGGAAAAGATCATTCCCAACGTCTTACACTCTTTGACTATCAATACGGCAGTTATTTAGCATAAGTTAATGACACTCTTCAGACTGTGTTCCTTTCTAATCTGAAAATTACATTTGTTTTATTACAATTTATAACTACACTTAAATCTAATTATAACGAAGTCGAAAGGGTGCTAAATTTTGTTCGTTATAAGCGTTAGTTTGTTATAGccactgaataataatttgagactAATTTATTGCACCGAAGCGTCCACTTACTGCAGGTAAGCCATCGCCGAGGTATCAGCTCCCGTTGCGGCTGAGTGGCAGCATTCGCGGCAAATGCTAATCGTCCTTACCAATATCGCGCACAGGGAGGAACTGGAATCAAACACATAAGAACTGATTTTATTTCCTTCCATGTCGATGGCGCAAACCTTTCATGTTGACGGTGCAAAATAATcgattctgcttcgctgctgtgTCTTCCTTAACCAAAAGACGGCCTTCTCGGCAGCAGCTGCTATCTCAAGCCCATCTGCACAGTCTTCATGGCCGCCGAAGTAGCGGCGCAGCAGGTCCACCGCGTGCAGCGCCTGGGACGATGTCGGTACGTCTTAAGAGGGCAGAGTGTCATTGTCCCCTGCGGCACCTTCATCATCGCTTCCTTCATGCTTCCGGGCAGCAAGCACAAAGTCATCGTCTGTCAGCTCCTCAGTTGCCAGAACGTCGGCATCCACGCTCAAGTAGTTGCACAAGGTTGCACCTTCACACACGACACCGGCATCACGGAGCACCCTCCTTGACTCTAAAGCTTCGTCTGCTACAGCGGCACCACTGCGTAAGGCCATTCGGTCCATTGAGTAGTCAGTGTCAGGGTTGCTTTCGTTGGCAGCAAATGATGCGCGTCAAAAGCAGTTTGCGATGGTGCTGGCTGTCACATCCATCCATGCCGCATTAAGCATCTCTATTGCCATATACAAATCGACTTTCATGTCGCGGTTCAACTGCATGTTTAACACAAGTCTGTCTATCACCCGCTTCCGGTATCCAGCTTTAAATGACATTATCATGCCTTGATCAAGGGGCTGTATCACTGCCCTGTAGTTCAGGGGCAAGAACCGAAGTTTGATGTTCGTCAGCACAGCAGTGGTGTGGTGGGCAGCACAGTTGTCCAAGAAAAGGCATATCTTGCGATTCTGTCTCTTCAACTTCTCGTCCCAGTCAGGCAGCCATCCCGCAGAAACTTCCCTTGTCATCCAGGCTTTCCGGTTTGATAAGTGCTGCAGTTGGTCGCCTCTTTCCTTTAAAGCATCGTGGCGACGCGCTTTTTCCTATCTCCGAAAGTCGTATCTTCTCCGATCCGTCCATTTTCGTACAAAGGAGCACAGTGACGCGGACTTTACTATGTTTCCCGCCCCGACAGAGCTCGCCTTTTAATGATAGGTTCTTCTGTGGCAACATTTGGTAGAAGACAGCTGTTTCGTCAGCGTTGAACACATCCTTCTCTTCATACTTTTCAAGGAGAGGACCATCGTTAGCTTTCACCCACACCGTTGCGGTTTCATTGTCGGCGGCCTGGGGCTCGCCAGTGACGACCTTGCCAACGATATCACGGCACTCCTTAAAACGCTGCAGCCAGCCATCGCTTGCAACGAAGCTGTCGCAGCAAGCAAAGTCTGATGCTTTTTTCTGGAGCAGTGCCCCACTCACGGGTAAATTATCAGCCCTTGCATTCAAAAACCACTTGAACAGCGCCTCTTCCACGACTTCAAAGGCAGGAGACCGCAGCTTCTTCCAGCTACCTTTCACACCACATGCGACAGCTCCAGCGATGACTTCTTTGCTGCTGAGGATTTGTAGAAAGGGTACTCAGCGCGATGCCGAACTCCTTGACCACTTGAGTTTTCTTCGTGCCTGACGCAACAGCCCTAATTATGGCTGCCTTCTGATCCAAGGTGATAACTTTCCGTTTTAGCTTcaagctgctgctactgctgctgctgctgctgctgccattcaTTTCTCTTTCATGAAACTGGTGACACGGCGGAAAAAGCACTTACGGACAGCATGCGGAACAACGCAAACAAAGGCGCGCACTCGACTGGCAGTGCGCATTGCACGCCACGGACGGAGTGGCTTGGCTGCTTGGCCAGTTTGGCTTGGCTTGGAGCATTGTCAGATGGATGAGGGGCCACTGCGGGAGATTTGAACTGTTGCATCAGAGGGCCGCACCGCGTTGCGCAATTTAAGAAATTTATATGTTGTGTACAAAGTGGCTTGTTAAGTGTAATTTTGGAATTAAGATTTTTCATTATATCCGTAGACCAATGCATCTTTTTTCATTAATACGAAATTTTGAACACATGGGTTTTTATGGGGACTTTCAAGGGGAATTACAATTCTTTCGTTTGATCCATTATTTTGTTACAAGCCGTTTCACTATAACGAGATTTAAGTGTACTCCATTACTAGAGGACCATGCGCTGTAACAGTTAGGGTCGGGCATGTAAAAAGggatagctggcccatgccgtcgtccaactcatccatgctaaggacgttgttgaagggaggaacgtgtTTTCATTGAGAACAAGGAGTACTGGGTTTTATTTGCAATATCTACATCAAGAGTGGACAATGTTACATCtcgctaagcatgaggtcactgGATAGAATTAGGTGTGACAATCTTCTGAACAGTGTGTCAGAGAGGAATGAAAACAAAAGGATATTTTTGACGAGAACGAAAACGTAGGCAAagcattatttattattttgtttcggagCGAAGCCGAAATATTTTTCATCGGTTTTTGGTTCAAGTGGAAAGTCTGCAATCCGAAGCAGCCAATGTCGGGCTATGTTACAGTTGGCAGGTATCTCGGGTAGGGATAATACGAGCGTTAGCCGGTCAAACGCTCCACTAACCTAAGCCTGCCACTCTGTGCACTAGCAGATAGGCATTCTAGCAAAACCTAGGGCTTGTGCCCTGAAGAGCTTATTTCGTTTTCTGCCAGTATTACACTTTGTTACTGAATTCTTATTGTGTGTTTATGTTCGTTTAAGTTTGTTTTATCACAACAGCAGTCTCTCATTTCAGCAAGTACTCTCGGATGACAtgactcaaggcactgagcatgatttCATTACTCATTtgttgagaaaaataaatactatgtATTTATCGTTACTTTACTTTCAGAATTTTTGCGTGCGAACAAAATTGTTATAAACcgttactttcttctttttttttttcggagcagAATTGCAACAGAACTTCTTTGAGTGGAATGACACTAGAACCAGAACAAAAAACATTTCGTTGTGACACCCTGTTTCTGAAGACAAAAGCTTATGTCTAAAGCAACTGGAAGTACTCCCAATTCTCCACACACCTGATTGTGTAGATCTTCTCCACACAAAAATTAATTTTTGGTTGCCAGTTGCCTATTTTTCCTCAGCACAGTGAACCATAGCTAAGCCTTCCTGAGGACAGACCACTTCGTTATAATCGCGAAGCCCACGCGTCGTACAGCCAATTTCGGCCACCTACTGATAAGAAAGTTGCTTGGATATGGCTTTCTAAAATAATTCATTAACTTATAAGTCAATATCTCACCAGATTTGTTCTTGGGCTAGTTCCTTAATATTTGATCAAGCCATTGCAGCCTAAATAAGACAAGACACAAAACAAAAGAGATTGGACATTGTGGGTGCCACTAGCGCGTGTGGTGCCCTTTGTGCCCTTGGCTTCATCTGTTCTGTCGTGCTGCCAATAAAAGTTGCTGGTCGCTAAATAGGATAATTTGCTGATAAACAGCCAAATGAAGTGTTAAGGGGTCCCTGAGCAACGCCTCAGGCTTAACATAGTTTgcaggtagcatacgctgctgtaaacatctcagtcaagttttgctgtcatacgcagtgcgtggagctcgcaagcggatagcgaagtcacctttctctctaACGCCCTCTTTTCAACAGAAAGCCCTCTCCTCGctctcttctggatgctttatttcatcaTCCCCTTAGACGGCTACTATTGGCTGATAGCTGGCTTCAAGCTGTGGTCAGGTACATGGCGTACATATCGCGCGGTGCCGCcacaagtccactggctaagctcactgtggctcgctgaggacaaccgcgtttggcttatgtttagtgcATCATAGGCACGAAAGCCTCATCGAGTGCACGGCATCTGCAGTGACCTGAGTGCAGCTGTGGCCAGCAGCCAGTACACACCCATTGAGCCCGATGTGACACTTCAGAGCCTGGTGCCCATGGTGGACGACCCAAAGCCCAGCGAGGAGAAGAAGCCTTCGGAGGCAACGCGTGCACTCCTTGAGGAGAGGGCACGTCTCACTGAGCAAGTGGTGCTTAAGAACCATCAGCTGAAAGAGGTCATCGACGCCCTTCGTAACATCATCTGGGAGATCAACACCATGTTGGCCATGCGTAGAAGACATCTCCAGTTTACCCATAGGATCTCATCACAGGCCAAGTGACAGGAAATGTAAATTGGAGTGCTAGCTTTATTTTTTACTGCAGCAGTAGTATATGCGAGCCGAGTAACTATGGAGTCAGCCAGCAACAATGAGCGTTGGTGTCGCACTTCGAGGCTGTTTGGAGGCAACCTGAGTGCATATGCAGGCATGAACGGTGGCGGACAGTATTAAAAAATGAGAAGCTCACAAGTTGCGGCTCGCAAGTTcacatccaaaattaaatttgaactgcgcaccacggtgacatttagaaggcggagcgttgtgggcattgCCCACTGTGCCGGAGTCTTCACAGTGCAAGGCTTTGAAGAAGAAACGGGAGCACAGTGGTGGCTGTGTTAGGTTGCCAATAACTTCGCTTATGCTGAGCGCATTGAGGTACTTATTGTAGCAAAATATTTCTAAGATAGCCTATTTtcccttcgataaaaagtggttcagggccctttaaATCTACGAACGAAATTGCTAAAATGGCAACGCTGTGGTGAACGTAGTGAAATCGGTCTATTGCTTCACCTGTGATGCAACTGTATCAATGCCAAGGGCATGGACTTGTTGCTTGGCTCTGTGCAGGTAGTGAACGGGATCTCCCTGATGGCCAACCCCAGCCCGGTGAGCCTAGCAAGCGTCCAGGCTCTGGGGCAACCTGGCGGGACTGCCTCTTCGGCACTCCTCCCACTCCCTGCAGCACCCGCTCTCAGTGCCCCTGAAGACCTGCCTTCACCACCGCGCTCCTCCTCTTCTGCCTACTGATGATGGGACGTCAAGCTCATCCTCCGCCTCTTTTCCACCACCACTTCTTGCCTCGCAGATCTGTTAGATGCCTCATTTGAAACCTGAAGTGCGCCAATTGCCCACTTTCTTTCCTCTCCAGTTGACAGTGCTCTTAGGTTTCTTCTGCCTTTCCACCTGGCATTTCTGCATATCTGTGAACATCTCCAGACTGTGTCTGCGAGTTGTTTTGCTTGCACAGGCCAGTCAGACTTGTTTCAACCCTTTAGGCATCTCATCTTACCTTGGGCCAGTGCTGCTTACGTGTGCCTTAGTGTGGGCTTTTCACACGAGCAGAATGTATGAAAATGTTGCGCAGGTTATTGGGTGACACTCTGCCTAAAATGTTTAATGCTCGAcaaggtgccttttttttttttttttttcattctgccaaaGTTAAACATCAGTCTCTTGCTTAGCATACTTTTGTACCTGCAAAACAATTGGGGTCCTCCTGCCAAGTCTCACTTTTTTTAAGTTATACATATTTCTTATTTGCCTGTTGCACATATCACAATTCTGCCTCTTTAGTTGGATTACATCAAGAGGTAAACATTACTTGGTATGAAAAATAGCAACACACAACTAGCTAATGAACAAATTCAGCTTACTACACACCACACATTTCACTTGTGTTGAGGATGGTTGGCGCTCAAGGGATCACCAGTTGATAAGAATTCTGAATCTATCATCAATTTCAACATACATCCTGAAAATATACCTGAATATGCATTTGTATTCCATATATGTTTAAGTTGTGCAGTGTACAAGGAAAATTGTCTCGGAATTCTTTTTTCAATTCGGTGCACGTTTTTGGGTGCCAAAATATATAATATACATATTTGAAAATTGATTGTAGTCTCAAAATTCTTACCATTTGATAATTTTTGGAAAGATGACTGGCTTCAATCCTGAAACTGCCATGTGTACACTACAGTATTCATTACAAGATTTATATGTGCAGTTATGTTAATTTGTTAAATTGCACATGAGGATCTGCTGGGCAAATAATGCTTGTATTGTCAAGTGATCTGACTGAAGAGGCACAATTGTgttgccttccacttgtgaaATTTAAAAAATCTGCACACCCCTTAGAAATGGGGAGGGCAGGTGATATGTGCCCCTGTTAGCACATATGGTTGATTGACATGCTGTTCAACTGCTCTGTCGCAAAGATTGTGCAGTGATGTTCTGCATTACACTGCAGTCAGTTTTAGGTGTAATTATTATAATGTAAAATGTCCCGTTGAATGCTATTTGTGGAAACTAGTAGCATTATACAAAGTTTAAAAGTTTTAAGAACCTTTCTTACAGAACTAACATTGATCAAAGGGTAAATCTGCATCTACGTGGAAGCTTACttttaagacaaaaaaaaagaatgctttctTGCAGACTTTTACCTTTCTTGCACCTGCTTCTCAAGTGTCTGTGGTCGCCCTGGCTCTAGGTATTTGTGTGTGGAATGCGTGTTCTTTTATGCAGTCGTATTTCAGCAGCATCACTCAAGTATTTATTTCAACTACAACCTCACTGTTCACAATTGCAACACTGTGTTGAATAAGCTGCTGAAGTGACGCACACTGTTAGAAATATTGCACACCCTCTATAG comes from the Dermacentor variabilis isolate Ectoservices chromosome 2, ASM5094787v1, whole genome shotgun sequence genome and includes:
- the LOC142573327 gene encoding mediator of RNA polymerase II transcription subunit 30-like, yielding MSGYVTARKPHRVHGICSDLSAAVASSQYTPIEPDVTLQSLVPMVDDPKPSEEKKPSEATRALLEERARLTEQVVLKNHQLKEVIDALRNIIWEINTMLAMRRRHLQFTHRISSQAK